The genomic region AGCGTATCGATCGTCAAGCTCCGATAGGTCTTGATCGCCAGCGACGCCGCCAGTTCCCGCGCATTCTGCTGCGGCTGACCGAGGATTATGATCCGCTCCTCGTCCGGTGACCGCTCCAAATGCCGCAGCGTGTCCGCCGCCCGGTCGCCCTGCTGCGTGCGATACACCCGCATCCCCAGCGATTCACTCCGGCAGACGCCGGCAAGCGCTTCCAGGAACTCGCTGAGAAACGCCGAGTCGTAATGGGAGACAATGACGCCGATCGTGGTGAGATTCGAATGCATCATAATCGGTCACCCTGGGCGCGGGAATGCGAACGCGCCCGTCAGTCGTCCAGCAGATCGCCCAGCAGATCCAGCGCCTCGGCGACACCGGCGGAGAACGCCTCCAGCACCGTGTCGATCTGCGCTTTGGTGATCACGAGCGGCGGCTCGAAGCGGATCACCTTCGGATTGTTGAGCGTATAGGCGGCAATCACGCCTCGGTGGATCATGGTTCCGATCACGAGCTTGCCGATGTCGCTGTCCGTGAATTCGACGCCCAGCATCAGTCCCAGCCCGCGCGCTTCGCGCAGGACGTTGGGAAACTGTGTCTGGACATGGCGCAGGCCCGCCAGGAAATACGCGCCGTTTTCGAGGGCGCGGCCCGGCAGATCCTCTTCCTGGGTGGCTTGGATAGCCGCCAGGCCCGCGACGCAGGCCAGCTCGCCGCCGCCGAAGGTGCTGGAGTGCAGGAACGGGTTCTCGCGGAAGACCTTGTCCCAGATCGCCGCCGTCCCCATCATCGCGCCGATCGGCATCACGCCGCCGCCGAGCGCCTTGGCGAGAGTCATAATATCGGGCGCGACGCCCCAGTGGTCCACGGCGAACATCTTGCCCGTGCGCCCCAGCCCCGTCTGCACTTCATCCACAATCAATAAGAGATTGCGCTCGTCGCAGATTCGGCGCAGGGCGGGCAGGTAACCGTCGCTCGGCATCTGGATGCCGCCCTCGCCCTGGATCGGCTCGATGATCACGGCGGCGGTCTTCTCGGTCACGGCCGCCGCGACGGCGTCGGCGTCGTTCCAGGGGACATGATGGAAGCCGGGGACAAGCGGCTCGAAAGGCGCCTTGAACAGATCGCGCCCCGTCGCCGAGAGGGCGCCGAGGGTCTTGCCATGGAACGCGCCGTGGGTGGCGATAAAGTCCGTCTTGCCGGTCGCCATCCGCGCAGCCTTCAGCGCCGCCTCCATCGCCTCGGTTCCGGAGTTGCAGAGGAACGCGTACTGGAGATCGCCCGGCGTGATCTCGGCGAGCTTGGCCGAAAGGTCCGCGAGCGGCTTGTTCAAAAATGTCTTCGAGCCCATCGGGATGAAGTCCAATTGGCGCTTGACGGCGGCCACGACTTTGGGGTGCCGGTGCCCGAGCGAAAAGACTCCATAGCCGCCGAGGCAGTCGATATATGTGTTGCCTTCAAGGTCGGTCAGGGTCGCGCCTTCGGCCTGATGCTCGATATGGTCGAAGCCGCCGATCTTCAGCAGCGCCACCTGGGTGGGATTGACGTGTTTCTGGTATTTGTCGATCACGTCCTGTGTGATCGCTTCGATTTCGGAGGGGGTTTGCATGCGGTTACTGTAACCGACCGGCGCGCGGTTTGTCAACCCGAATTCGCGCGGCGAACCAATTCCCTCCTCAATCGCGTATAATAACCCTACAGAGGGAACATAGTCATGGCGACACTCCAGCAGCCCCAAATCCAATCCGGCGCGATCTCCTCCACACTCAGGCAAGTCAAGGGACGACTGCGCCGCGAGCGCTGGATCCGCCAGGCGTCGCTCGGCGCGCTGGTCGGAGTCGGCCTGTCGCTGATGATCGTCGCCCTCGACAAGTTCGATCTCGTCCCCGACTGGCTGATGCTGGAGTGGTTCATCCCCTTCGCGATCCTCGTCGGCGTGGGCGTCGCCACCATCACCGCCTTCTCCCAGCCCATCTCCACCATGGAGGCCGCGCGCATGGCCGAAGTGCGCCTGGGATTGAAGGAGCGCTTTTCATCCGCGTTGGAGTTCGAGCGGTTTGGCCGCCAGGAGATCGACGCCGATCAGGCGATGCTGCTGCGCCTTCAGCAGCAGGACGCGCTGGCCCACGCGCGCGGTCTGCGCGCCAGCGACGCCGCGCCGTTTCGGCTGCCCTGGCAGACCAAGGCGCTGATCGCCGCCTCGCTCGTCCTGATCGCCGTGATTCTCTTACCGCGCTTTCCCGGCATGACGCCCCCCGGACTGATCGCCGAGCGGGAAGTCGTCCAAAAAGAGGGCGAAAAGCTAGAGAAGCGCGCGCGTTTGATTGAGAAACAGGCAGAGATGCAGCACCTGGAAGGCACGCGCCACGTCGCCCAGCAAATGCGCAAACTCGGTCAGGTCATGGCGCGCGGGCATCTCGACAAACAAAAAGCGCTGAAGCGGTACTCGAAGCTCACCCAGGAGATGTCCGACCTCCAGCGCAAGCTGCAAGGCCCGCAGGCGTCGGCGAACGGCGGCGGCAAAAGCCTTTCCGAAGCCGGACGCCAGTTAGCCGAAGCGCTCAGCAATCCCGGCGCCGCCGGACAAAACCCGCAGAATCCCGGAGACAAGCAAGCTGGCGCGTCCAGCGCCGACAAGGGCAAACCGGGCGCGAAGGACGGCAAGGCGGGGAACAAATCGGGCGACAAGAACGCCTCGAAGAACTTCAACGTCCCCGGCGCGCAGAACGGCCAGTCCGCCGAGGCCGCCGCCGCCCAGGCCGCGAAAAGCCTCCAGACGCCGGAGATGAAAAAGGCCGCCGAAGGATTGAAGCAGGGCGATTCGAAGTCGCTCAGCGAACAGCTTCGCCAGCTGGCGAAGCGCACGGAGTCGGGGCAGATGTCGCCGCAGGACCGCGAAGCGGCCGCGAACGACATGCAGAAGCTCTCCAATGCGCTCCAAGGCACCCCGCTCACCGAGACCCAGAAGCACGCGCAGGCCGCCGCCGACGCCCTGCGTGAAGGCAACCAGCAAAAGGCCGCAAGCGAAATGCGCCAGGCCGCCGACTCCGCGGAAAAAGAAGGACAGAAGCAGAAGGACGCGAACGCCATGCAGCACGCGCAGAACGCGCTGCGCAAAAGCCAGGGCGAAATGGCGCGCTCCTCCAGCGCCAGCGAAGTGGACAACTCGCAGAGCAGCGATCAGGCCGGAGACAGCTCCGATTCCGAAAGCGACTCCAGCGGAGACCCGAACGGCCAGATGGGCGGCAATTCGTCCGCGCAGCAGCAGGCGATGGACCGCATGGCAAGCGGTCAGGGATACGGCAAAGGCAAGGGACAAGGCAAGCAGCCAGGTCAGGGGCAAGGTCAAAGCAGCGAACCGGGCTATGAGAACGGCGGCGGAAGCGGCTCGGCGAACAAAGCCGGTCAGGGCGGCAAGAAGCAGGCCGGACAGGGCCAGCAGTCCAGCTCGCAGAAGGCGGCGAAGTTCGAAGGCGAAGGGCGCAAGTTCCAGAGTCTCGACCAGAGCAAGCTCCAGCGCAACACCCGCATCTACCTCGGCAAGCCGGGCGCGGGCAAAGAAGGCATCGGACGCCTCGGTCCCCTGGTAAAAGCCGCCCCTGGCGCGGGCAACAGCCCCGGCGCGCAAAGCAAGGTGCCCTATTACAACTACGTCGCCCCCGCCAAGCAGTCAGCCGAGAAGGCAATGGACAACGAAGACATCCCGCCGGCGTACAAAGGCGACGTCCGAAAGTACTTCGATTCGCTGCAAGGCCAATAAGAAATCCGCGACGGTCACCCCAAGGTGGACGATCGCATCAGAGAAATCGCACTCCAAAGGACACGCGCACACATGGACGAATCCGCCGTCATCCAGTTTAAGAACAATTTTGGCCGGGTCCGCGCCGAAGTCGGCAAGGTCATCGTCGGTCATCAGGACATCGTCGACGGCGTCTTGATCTGTCTGCTTTCCGGCGGACACGCGCTGCTGGAGGGTGTGCCGGGGCTGGGAAAAACGCTGCTGGTGCGCACGCTCGCCGAGGTGCTGGATCTCACGTTCAACCGCGTGCAGTTCACCCCGGATCTGATGCCGGCGGACATCACCGGCACGAATATTCTGATGGAGAACGCCGAAGGGCGAAAGATCTTCCAATTTCAGCGCGGGCCGGTATTCGCGCAGATCGTGCTCGCCGACGAAATCAACCGGGCGACTCCCAAAACGCAGTCAGCCATGCTTGAAGCGATGCAGGAGCACGCCGTGACCGTCGCCGGCGTGCAGCACCGTCTGGAGGAGCCGTTCTTCGTCCTAGCGACTCAAAACCCGATCGAGATGGAAGGCACCTATCCCCTGCCCGAAGCGCAGATGGACCGGTTCTTATTCAAGCTCATCGTGCCGTCGCCCACGCTCGCCGAGCTGTCCGCGATTCTGGACCGGACGACCGGGACCGAAACGCCCACGGTCAATAAAGTGCTGACCGGTCCTGAAGTCATGATGATGCGGCAGGTGGCGCGCGAAGTGCCGGTGGCGTCCCATGTGCGCGAGTACGCCGTGCGGATCATCCTCGCGACCCACCCGCGCTCGGAGACCGCGCCGGACATTACGAACCAGTTCGTGCGCTTCGGCGCGTCGCCGCGCGGCGCGCAGGCGCTGATCAAGGCGGCGAAGATTCGGGCGCTGCTCGACGGCCGGTATAACGTCGCATTCGACGACATCTCCGCCGTTGCGCCCGCCGCGCTGCGCCACCGCATTATTCTGAACTTCGAAGGCGAAGCCGAGGGCATCGGGACCGACGCCGTCATTCGCGAGATCCTGAACAAGCTCACGGCGCAAATCGCGCGCGTGCAGGCTTAACCGCCGCCCTATGCGTTTTTCCTCCTGGTGGGTCGCCCTGCTTCTGGTGACCCCGCTCCCCGTCGGCGCCGGACAAAAGATCCGGCGCACGCCGTGGGTGACGTACACACTGATCGCGATCAACGTCCTCGTTTACCTCGTGACGCTGCCCGACCACTCGTCGGATTTCGGAAGCCATCTGTTCCGAGTCTGGGGACTGCTCCCGCTCGCGCCCCGGCCGATCACGCTGGTGACGTCGCTGTTTTTCCACGTCTCCCTCGCCCATGTCTTCTGGAACATGGCCTTCCTCTGGCTGTTCGGCCCGCATGTGGAGGACGCCGTCGGCCCCTGGACCTTTCTGATTCTCTATCTGGGCGGCGGGATCACCGCCGGCCTGCTGCATATGGCGGTGGTGCTGCTCTTCGCCTCGCATCTGCCCTCCACGCCGGAGCCTCTGGTCGGCGCGAGCGGAGCGGTCTCGGCGATCTTGGCGCCCTTCGCGATCCGCTATCACCGGGCGCATCTGCGCCTGATCTGGCCGATCGGCTTCCTGATGGGCAACAAATGGGGAGACCTGGAAGCGCCGGCGCTGGCGGCGCTCGGCGTATGGCTCGCGCAAAACCTCGCCGGCGCGTTCCGGGGTATTCTGGACCCCGCCAGCTGGGGCATCGCTTACTGGGCGCACCTCGGCGGCTTTGTCTTCGGCCTGCTTACGGCGGAGCTGACCGGGCTTTTCCGAGACGGCCGCCAGGAGTATACGCTGGAGGACGCGCGCGCGGCCGTAGCGCATGGCCGCGACCGCCACGCCGTCGCGGTCGAGAAGTTCCGGTCGTTTCTGCAGCTCGATCCCGACAACGCCGCCGTGCGCGTGGAATTGGCGGCGGCTGAGGCGAAGTACGGCAGCGCGGAGGAGCGGCGCGAGGCGGCGCGCGAAATGGCGGGCGCCGTCCGTCTGTTCCAGCGCCAGGGACAGCATGTCGACGCAATCCAAACCTGCGCCCAAGCCGTGAGCCTGGGCCTGCCCCTTGCCTTCACCTCACGCGAACGCCTGCGTCTGAGCGGCGCCGCGCAGGACCAGGGCGACCGCCCCACCGCGATCGTGCTCCTTCAGGATCTGATCGCCGAAACCCCGGACGCCTCGGAAAGCGAGATCGCCCACCTGCGCCTCGGCCAGCTCCTGCTCAGCGCCGATCCCCAGGCCGCCTACATCATGCTCTCCACCTTCCTAGAACATTACCCGGACAGCGAATGGGCGCGCCGCGCCCGCGACCTGCGCGCCGAAGCGGCGCTCCTGGCCGACACGGAATAGTCCCCGTTAAAAAATTAACGGATCGCTTGACAAAACGCCTCCCGTGTGTTAAATTGTTAACAGTACTTTGTGAGGGAAATCATGCCGCGAAAACAAGAAGAGTATCTGACCAAGCGCGAGCAGCAGATCATGGAGATTATCTATCGCCATGGCCGCGCGGATGTGGCGGCGGTGATGGACGGTCTGGCGGACGATCTCAGCAATTCGGCGGTGCGGACGCATCTGCGCATTCTGGAGAGCAAGGGGCATCTAACGCACGCCGAGGAGAACGGCCGGTTTATTTACGCGCCGACGCGGGCGCGCAAGAGCGCGGCGCGCTCGGCGCTGTCCGGGCTGCTTCAGACATTCTTCGACGACTCGGTGGAACAGGTGATGGCGACGATGCTGTCCGTGCGCGGGAAGAACCTCAAGCCGGAGGAACTGGACCGGCTGAGCGAAATGATCGAGCGAGCGCGGGCCGCCAAGACGCCCGACGCCGCGCCAGAATCGGAGACGCAATCGGATCGCGAGGACTAAGATGGATACTCTCTCCTGGGCCGCAGGCAATTCGACAGATCCCACAACCGCGCTTTGGGCGAGCGTGTCCGTCAAAAGTGTCCTGGTGCTTGCGTTCGCCTTCACGCTGAGCATCGCCCTGCGCCGCGCCTCGGCGGCGTCGCGCCATACGCTGTGGCTGGCGTCACTGCTCGCGCTGGCCGGCCTACCTCTGCTCAGCCTTTCCGTCCCGAAATTCACGCTCCCGATCCTGCCCGCCGCCGCGCCCTCCTCCAGCGCTCGTCATTCTGCAATCGCCGCCCAGCGCGATCCAGAGGCCCGCGAGAGCGGCCGTCTCTCGTCCGCAAGTCCTTTCCCTCCAATCGTCACAGGCGATGTGACGCCGCCATCGATTTCCCGCGCCGCGCCGATGACGGCGGCTCACGCAAAGACGAAAGACTCAGCGCAAAACGCAGCTCCGGCGCTTGCTCGGCAAAGAACGAGCCCGAGCGCACCCTGGCTTTTGCTCATCTGGATCGCCGGCGTGTGTTTGATGCTGGCGCGAACGCTGCTGGGTTTCGCGGGCGCGCGGCGCCTGGTCCAGCGCTGCGATGTGATCCTGGGAGGGGCGACATGGGAGCGCGTTCAGGACGCGCGGCGGCGGCTGTCGGTCGCGCGGCGCGTCGTCCTGCGTGTGGGATCCACCGATCGCACGCTGTCCGTCCCGATGACCTGCGGCGTGCTCCACCCGACGATCCTGCTGCCGCGCAATGCGAGCGAGTGGCCGGAGGAGCGCCTCCGCGCCGCGATACTGCATGAGACGGCGCACATCCGCCGCCGGGATTGGCTGAC from Capsulimonas corticalis harbors:
- a CDS encoding rhomboid family intramembrane serine protease — protein: MRFSSWWVALLLVTPLPVGAGQKIRRTPWVTYTLIAINVLVYLVTLPDHSSDFGSHLFRVWGLLPLAPRPITLVTSLFFHVSLAHVFWNMAFLWLFGPHVEDAVGPWTFLILYLGGGITAGLLHMAVVLLFASHLPSTPEPLVGASGAVSAILAPFAIRYHRAHLRLIWPIGFLMGNKWGDLEAPALAALGVWLAQNLAGAFRGILDPASWGIAYWAHLGGFVFGLLTAELTGLFRDGRQEYTLEDARAAVAHGRDRHAVAVEKFRSFLQLDPDNAAVRVELAAAEAKYGSAEERREAAREMAGAVRLFQRQGQHVDAIQTCAQAVSLGLPLAFTSRERLRLSGAAQDQGDRPTAIVLLQDLIAETPDASESEIAHLRLGQLLLSADPQAAYIMLSTFLEHYPDSEWARRARDLRAEAALLADTE
- a CDS encoding BlaI/MecI/CopY family transcriptional regulator; translated protein: MPRKQEEYLTKREQQIMEIIYRHGRADVAAVMDGLADDLSNSAVRTHLRILESKGHLTHAEENGRFIYAPTRARKSAARSALSGLLQTFFDDSVEQVMATMLSVRGKNLKPEELDRLSEMIERARAAKTPDAAPESETQSDRED
- a CDS encoding AAA family ATPase produces the protein MDESAVIQFKNNFGRVRAEVGKVIVGHQDIVDGVLICLLSGGHALLEGVPGLGKTLLVRTLAEVLDLTFNRVQFTPDLMPADITGTNILMENAEGRKIFQFQRGPVFAQIVLADEINRATPKTQSAMLEAMQEHAVTVAGVQHRLEEPFFVLATQNPIEMEGTYPLPEAQMDRFLFKLIVPSPTLAELSAILDRTTGTETPTVNKVLTGPEVMMMRQVAREVPVASHVREYAVRIILATHPRSETAPDITNQFVRFGASPRGAQALIKAAKIRALLDGRYNVAFDDISAVAPAALRHRIILNFEGEAEGIGTDAVIREILNKLTAQIARVQA
- a CDS encoding aminotransferase class III-fold pyridoxal phosphate-dependent enzyme; its protein translation is MQTPSEIEAITQDVIDKYQKHVNPTQVALLKIGGFDHIEHQAEGATLTDLEGNTYIDCLGGYGVFSLGHRHPKVVAAVKRQLDFIPMGSKTFLNKPLADLSAKLAEITPGDLQYAFLCNSGTEAMEAALKAARMATGKTDFIATHGAFHGKTLGALSATGRDLFKAPFEPLVPGFHHVPWNDADAVAAAVTEKTAAVIIEPIQGEGGIQMPSDGYLPALRRICDERNLLLIVDEVQTGLGRTGKMFAVDHWGVAPDIMTLAKALGGGVMPIGAMMGTAAIWDKVFRENPFLHSSTFGGGELACVAGLAAIQATQEEDLPGRALENGAYFLAGLRHVQTQFPNVLREARGLGLMLGVEFTDSDIGKLVIGTMIHRGVIAAYTLNNPKVIRFEPPLVITKAQIDTVLEAFSAGVAEALDLLGDLLDD